GTTGCAGATTCAGTCATAATAACATGAACATTCGCTCCACCTTGAACTAACTTACTACATAAAGAAGCTGCCTTATATGCTGCAATACCTCCGCTAATCCCAAGTACGATTGTTTTACTTTTCAACATATAAATCTCCCTACTTTCCTAAAGATCAAAAGCTCTTATCGGAACATCCCGAAGAGATCGTCGCGAGTAATCAAAAAAATAACAACCCTCAGGTTGTTTAAAAAATGAAGTATTTTTAATTGTTTTCTATGATTAGAATGTGATCATTATAAATCTCTTCTAATGCCTTACCAACATATTTATGTGATTTTACTTTTTCTAATTTTACATGCTTGCCATCTCGAAGTAATCTCGCTTCTTTAGAAACGGCTACAACAAGTGAATATTTGCTATCAATTCTATCAACAATTTCATCAATGGATGGATATAACATCATTACACCTCTTCTTTTGTTTTGTTCTCAATAAATCGAAATCTTTTACAATGTTCTGCTACAATAATAGATTCTACCTTTGCACATGCATTTTTTATCTTATCATTGACCACAGCATAATCATAATGTTTCAATAATTCAATTTCCTCTTGAGCCATAGTTAATCGATGTTTTATGATATCTGCTGACTCAGTTCCTCTTCCTTCAATACGATTTTTCAACTCATCAATCGAAGGAGGAACTAGAAATATATAGACAGCTTCAGGAAATTTCTCCT
The window above is part of the Chengkuizengella sediminis genome. Proteins encoded here:
- the rpoZ gene encoding DNA-directed RNA polymerase subunit omega, with the protein product MLYPSIDEIVDRIDSKYSLVVAVSKEARLLRDGKHVKLEKVKSHKYVGKALEEIYNDHILIIENN